From Alosa sapidissima isolate fAloSap1 chromosome 7, fAloSap1.pri, whole genome shotgun sequence, the proteins below share one genomic window:
- the asxl1 gene encoding putative Polycomb group protein ASXL1 isoform X7 gives MKDKQKRKKERTWAEAARMVLENFSDAPMTPKQILHVIQTKGLKEMRSGTAPLACLVTMLHSQVRGDRVKNSIFFKLPGRMSLFTLKKNALQWTKSPTATEGADAAAAATQATASTATVGAAEGAEQESCDSTETAAASGENDASVDETSSSASCSTEPQTRLSRSSQSGRQRKKSVMMPRVVLTPLKVNGEHVPSGAQGRRREGTRGGSGPTLRAHSELGWKRPQHFKSMLGLRSGPMKRSRGVEVDFETPGSILVNTNIRALINMRTFAAFPAHSQQQLLQLLPEVDRQVGPDGLPRLSSSALNNEFFTHASQSWKERLAEG, from the exons ATGAAGGACAaacagaagagaaagaaggagcgCACGTGGGCTGAGGCGGCTCGTATG GTTCTGGAGAACTTCTCTGACGCCCCCATGACCCCCAAACAGATCCTCCATGTCATTCAGACGAAAGGCCTGAAGGAGATGAG AAG tggcaCAGCCCCTCTGGCCTGCCTGGTCACCATGCTTCACTCTCAGGTGCGGGGTGACCGAGTGAAGAACAGCATCTTCTTCAAGCTGCCAGGCAGAATGAGTCTCTTCACCCTAAAG AAAAATGCCCTTCAGTGGACAAAGAGCCCCACAGCGACAGAGGGTGCGGATGCTGCTGCAGCAGCTACACAGGCGACAGCGTCCACGGCGACGGTCGGCGCAGCAGAGGGGGCCGAGCAGGAGAGTTGCGACTCCACGGAAACAGCTGCTGCCAGCGGTGAGAATGACG CCTCGGTGGACGAGACGTCCTCCAGCGCCTCCTGCTCCACAGAGCCCCAGACCCGACTCAGCCGATCCTCACAG TCcggcagacagagaaagaagtcGGTGATGATGCCTCGCGTCGTTCTCACTCCACTCAAGGTCAACGGAGAGCACGTGCCATCAG GAGCCCAGGGGAGGCGCAGGGAAGGCACTAGGGGGGGCTCGGGCCCCACGCTGCGTGCCCACTCCGAGCTGGGCTGGAAGCGCCCCCAGCACTTCAAGAGCATGCTTGGCCTCCGCTCAG GACCCATGAAAAGAAGCCGAGGAGTAGAAGTCGATTTCGAGACCCCAGGATCCATTCTGGTGAACACCAACATTCGAGCCCTCATCAACATGCGCACCTTCGCTGCCTTCCCCGCACACTCCCAGCAGCAGCTGCTACAGCTCTTACCTGAGGTCGACCGACAG GTTGGCCCCGACGGACTACCTCGCCTCAGTAGTTCAGCCCTCAATAATGAGTTTTTCACACACGCCTCACAGAGTTGGAAAGAGCGACTGGCCGAAGGTTAG
- the dnajc11a gene encoding dnaJ homolog subfamily C member 11a produces the protein MAAALDEDEIDNDDYYSLLNVRREATQDELKAAYRRLCMLYHPDKHRDPELKSQAEQLFNLVHQAYEVLSDPQSRAIYDIYGKRGLEVEGWEVIERKRTPAEIREEFERLQREREERRLQQRTNPKGTISVGVDATDLFDRYEEDYDDVPSGGLPHIEINKMHISQSIEAPLTSADTAILSGSLSTHNGNGGGNITMALRKVTSAKGWGEVEVGAGDTHGPLFGLKIFRNLTTRCFLTAQCGMQFSSRGVRPGVTTVLARHLDKNTMGYLQWRWGTQSSMNTSIVRDTKSSHFTFAMQLGIPHTFMMMSYQYKFQNEDQTKVKGSVKSGFFGTVVEYGAETKISRHSVLGATVSVGVPQGVSLKIKLNRASQTYFFPIHLTDQLMPSAIFYATVGPLVFYLAIQRLVIRPYVRSQKEQELEKHRQSSATDIAKKKQEAESAVLLMQEGVRRIIEAEESKMGLIILNAWYGKFVTDNSRKHERARVIDVTVPLQCLVKDSKLILTEASKAGLPGFYDPCVGEEKSLKVLYQFRGVMHQVLSGDSEPLRIPKQSHRIDNDT, from the exons ATGGCGGCGGCCTTGGACGAAGATGAAATTGACAACGATGACTACTATTCCCTTCTTAATGTCAGAAGAGAG gCCACACAAGATGAGCTAAAAGCAGCATATCGGAGACTTTGCATGCTCTACCATCCCGATAAGCATAGAGACCCGGAACTTAAGAGCCAGGCAGAACAACTCTTTAATTTGGTTCATCAAGCTTATGAAG tgttaagtgaTCCACAGTCCAGAGCTATATATGACATCTATGGCAAAAGAGGTCTGGAAGTGGAGGGATGGGAA GTGATCGAGAGGAAGAGAACTCCGGCTGAGATTCGTGAGGAGTTTGAACgtctccagagagagagggaggagcggAGGCTGCAACAGAGGACCAACCCCAAG GGGACAATCAGCGTTGGTGTGGATGCCACTGACCTCTTTGATCGCTATGAAGAGGATTACGATGATGTCCCAAGTGGGGGCCTTCCTCATATTGAGATAAACAAGATGCACATATCTCAGTCTATAGAG GCACCTCTGACTTCTGCGGACACAGCCATTCTTTCcggctctctctccacacacaacgGCAATGGTGGGGGAAACATCACCATGGCACTACGCAAAGTCACATCTGCAAAGGGCTGGGGAGAG GTGGAGGTTGGAGCTGGAGATACACACGGGCCTCTCTTTGGATTAAAAATCTTCCGCAACTTGACAACTCGCTG CTTCTTGACTGCTCAGTGTGGGATGCAGTTCTCGTCCCGTGGCGTACGGCCAGGCGTCACTACTGTACTGGCGCGGCACCTGGACAAGAATACCATGGGCTATCTGCAGTGGCGTTGGGGCACCCAGTCATCCATGAACACCAGCATCGTCAGAGACACTAAGAGCTCCCACTTCACGTTTGCTATGCAG CTGGGGATACCTCATACCTTCATGATGATGAGCTACCAGTACAAGTTTCAGAATGAAGACCAGACTAAAGTCAAAGGCTCGGTCAA GTCAGGATTCTTTGGGACTGTGGTGGAGTATGGTGCGGAGACAAAGATCAGCCGACACAGCGTTCTGGGGGCAACCGTCAGCGTCGGAGTACCACAGGGTGTCTCTCTAAAGATCAA ACTGAATCGAGCCAGCCAGACGTACTTCTTCCCCATCCATCTAACTGATCAACTCATGCCGAGTGCCATCTTCTATGCCACTGTGGGGCCCCTAGTGTTCTACCTGGCCATCCAGCGGCTTGTTATCAGGCCTTACGTTCGCTCCCAGAAGGAACA GGAATTGGAGAAGCATCGACAGAGTTCGGCCACAGACATCGCCAAAAAGAAGCAGGAAGCAGAGTCTGCT GTTTTGCTGATGCAGGAGGGCGTACGCAGAATCATTGAAGCTGAGGAGTCCAAAATGG gtctcATCATCCTCAATGCCTGGTATGGCAAGTTTGTGACGGACAACAGCAGGAAGCACGAAAGGGCAAGGGTCATCGACGTGACCGTCCCACTGCAGTGCTTGGTGAAGGACTCCAAGCTCATTCTCACAGAAGCCTCAAAG GCTGGTTTACCTGGGTTCTATGACCCCTGCGTGGGCGAGGAGAAGAGCCTGAAGGTGCTGTATCAGTTCCGAGGAGTGATGCACCAGGTGTTGTCCGGCGACTCAGAACCTCTCAGGATACCGAAACAAT CTCACAGAATTGACAATGACACCTAG